From a region of the Calliphora vicina chromosome 4, idCalVici1.1, whole genome shotgun sequence genome:
- the IntS2 gene encoding integrator complex subunit 2, which yields MQDVTARVFAAMQNLDITALSTYPQNEIRPVLPALVRMSLLSPLDNTKSSMESRKQILAVLIGIEVVNSIVSYLQVNYHELEQELKKELQTRQKSMYYDGQQSEFGLQTGIALGFERADVTRKVRVVLSEIFNVQWQLSEQKSPVQSEILDDGIYLEEVVDILCIALAELPSLLNILELTDTLVQVPNGHRIICALVANFPDCYRDVVTHVIINCDEESNEGKQKLVLLMALSEINPSQALSTRAICVEILKVPSFMLKLCLKYPQDLISFLTGMLLGNDQNVRTWFAEYVHSSQKRKGDALILVRAELLQQLLNIVHNATNQNNDIEDYTVQGAVLMRLYCALRGIAGLKFNDDEISALAQLVSSRPHPTQSGMRFVSLALCMLIACPSLVSTALLENKAVEWLQWLIKEDVFFGRRSDASTSLGEMLLLLAIHFHGNQISAIGELVCSTLAMKIPIRPNSTNRIKQVFTQDLFTEQVVASHAVRVPVTPKLNANIPGYLPVHCIHQLLKSRAFLKHKVPIKSWIYKQICNSVRPLHPVMPALIEVYVNTLVVPNPQGKVNVDHMHKSFSEMEILHIFRSNFNGTNVLGDITSAPNLHAFTQYGALSGNLASADSDELSKYQVQCPLTAQLLILYYLVLYEDTRISNLSNAAMSGKKIKEYTNNFLSELPMKYLLQKAQHYHNEYVGIFHPLLRLIVSNYPHLSMVDDWLEEHCTSGICRNINAPKKSVEQIQESLKRIDFDKLDSKPGKAIPVLKALLKMPPEDIARNADLIVENLPKVFQRQVPRSIKNLYLDVWLRLNGVLPISFWRKSLTSIMASEDYINRCSFVVENMLDPLQVLRCSREIFHCPHTLIILLRILQGSLAASKAHLSIQMQSKQLIDKNGQVQCDTDREELKTALIASQESAAVHILLEVLADMYANGDTRVSSFELREAQGIICSFIHQAFISEPSLAKLVHFQTYPREVIPMMVKGVPSMHICIDFLHEFLSMPEMDKQIFTIDLTSHLVLKYAIPKSLSVSKFCVNTIQSALSLLSTEAKCKYLRNILPSLIRFAEAFPILTDDCINILMLTGRSLYSQSTLGINSTHMQLTANSRHKCFKEAPRYIAMIEEAFEILITKIINKIELY from the exons ATGCAAGATGTAACGGCACGAGTATTTGCGGCAATGCAAAATCTTGATATAACAGCGTTAAGCACATATCCACAAAACGAAATACGGCCTGTACTGCCGGCTTTAGTACGTATGAGCCTGTTGTCTCCACTCGACAACACAAAGTCGTCAATGGAATcacgtaaacaaattttagcgGTTCTTATTGGAATTGAGGTGGTTAACAGTATAGTGTCGTATTTACAAGTGAATTACCATGAGCTTGAACAAGAGTTGAAAAAAGAATTACAGACGCGCCAGAAATCGATGTACTACGATGGACAACAGTCAGAGTTTGGATTACAAACAGGTATTGCGTTGGGGTTCGAGAGAGCAGATGTAACACGCAAAGTACGTGTTGTGCTATCAGAAATATTTAACGTTCAATGGCAGTTGTCGGAACAGAAGTCTCCTGTTCAGTCTGAAATATTAGACGATGGTATATATTTGGAAGAAGTCGTTGACATTCTTTGTATTGCTTTAGCTGAGCTGCCatctttattaaatatattagaGCTTACAGACACACTTGTTCAAGTACCAAATGGACATCGAATAATATGCGCTTTAGTAGCTAATTTTCCAGATTGTTATCGGGATGTCGTTACTCATGTTATTATCAACTGTGATGAAGAATCAAATGAAGGAAAACAGAAGCTTGTTCTTTTAATGGCCTTAAGCGAAATTAATCCATCACAGGCATTATCAACTAGAGCAATTTGCGTGGAAATATTGAAAGTACCTTCGTTTATGCTCAAACTGTGTCTTAAATATCCACAGGATTTG ATATCTTTTTTAACAGGTATGTTGTTGGGAAATGATCAGAATGTACGTACATGGTTTGCGGAATATGTTCATTCTAGTCAAAAACGAAAAGGAGATGCATTAATTTTGGTAAGAGCCGAACTGTTACAACAATTGCTGAACATCGTCCATAATGCCACCAATCAAAACAATGACATCGAAGACTACACAGTCCAAGGTGCTGTTTTGATGCGATTATACTGTGCATTGCGAGGTATTGCCGGCTTAAA GTTTAATGATGACGAAATCAGTGCGTTGGCTCAGTTGGTTTCGAGTAGGCCGCATCCCACTCAATCTGGCATGCGGTTTGTTTCTCTAGCATTGTGCATGTTGATCGCGTGTCCGTCATTGGTTTCTACTGCCTTGCTCGAAAATAAGGCTGTTGAATGGCTACAGTGGCTCATAAAAGAGGATGTGTTCTTTGGTAGGAGATCTGATGCCAGCACTTCTCTGGGTGAAATGCTTTTACTGTTAGCAATCCATTTTCATGGCAATCAAATATCAGCCATAGGAGAGCTAGTGTGCTCGACCTTGGCCATGAAAATACCCATAAGACCGAACAGTACCAATCGTATTAAGCAGGTTTTCACACAGGACCTTTTCACAGAGCAAGTAGTAGCATCGCATGCGGTACGTGTGCCGGTCACACCGAAATTAAATGCCAATATACCGGGATATTTACCAGTACATTGCATACATCAGCTGCTAAAGTCAAGAGCATTTCTCAAACATAAGGTGCCTATTAAGTCGTGGATTTACAAACAGATATGCAACTCGGTTCGCCCTCTGCACCCTGTGATGCCGGCCCTAATCGAAGTGTATGTGAACACACTGGTTGTACCAAATCCACAAGGCAAAGTAAATGTCGATCATATGCACAAGTCGTTTTCCGAAATGGAGATTCTTCATATCTTCCGTTCCAATTTCAATGGTACTAATGTATTGGGAGACATCACATCAGCTCCTAATTTGCATGCATTCACACAATATGGcgctttgagtggaaatttggCGTCAGCAGATAGTGATGAATTGTCCAAATACCAAGTACAATGTCCATTAACTGCCCAGCTTTTGATACTTTATTACCTCGTCTTGTATGAAGACACTCGAATTTCAAATTTATCGAATGCCGCAATGAGTGGAAAGAAAATCAAAGAATATACCAACAATTTTCTTTCAGAACTACCAATGAAATATTTGCTGCAAAAAGCACAACATTATCATAATGAGTATGTGGGCATTTTCCATCCGTTATTGCGTCTCATTGTATCCAATTATCCTCACTTGAGTATGGTAGATGACTGGCTCGAAGAACACTGTACTTCAGGGATTTGTCGCAATATTAATGCACCTAAAAAATCGGTTGAACAAATTCAAGAAAGCCTTAAGAGAATAGATTTTGATAAACTGGATTCTAAGCCCGGGAAAGCAATACCAGTTTTGAAGGCATTGCTTAAGATGCCCCCTGAAGATATAGCCCGCAACGCTGATTTAATCGTAGAAAATCTACCAAAAGTATTCCAACGACAAGTTCCACggtcaataaaaaatttgtatttggatGTTTGGCTCCGTTTAAATGGTGTATTGCCGATAAGTTTCTGGCGAAAATCTCTAACTTCGATTATGGCATCGGAAGATTACATAAATCGATGCTCTTTCGTTGTAGAAAATATGTTGGATCCACTGCAAGTTTTGCGTTGCAGCCGAGAAATATTCCATTGTCCCCATACTCTTATAATATTGCTGAGAATTCTTCAGGGAAGTTTAGCAGCGTCGAAGGCCCATCTCAGCATACAAATGCAATCAAAGCAGCTTATAGATAAAAACGGACAAGTCCAGTGTGACACGGACAGAGAAGAACTTAAGACCGCCTTAATAGCTTCGCAAGAGAGCGCTGCAGTTCATATATTGCTCGAAGTCTTAGCTGACATGTATGCCAATGGAGATACGCGAGTTTCTTCCTTCGAGTTGCGCGAAGCTCAGGGTATTATTTGTTCATTTATTCATCAAGCTTTCATCTCGGAGCCATCGTTGGCTAAACTTGTGCACTTTCAAACCTACCCTCGCGAAGTGATACCCATGATGGTTAAGGGAGTTCCCTCTATGCACATTTGTATTGATTTCCTGCATGAATTCCTTAGCATGCCGGAAATGGATAAACAGATCTTTACAATCGACTTGACGTCCCACCTGGTCCTAAAATATGCCATTCCGAAAAGTTTAAGCGTCTCCAAATTTTGCGTCAACACTATTCAATCAGCACTATCCCTACTCTCCACCGAGGCCAAATGTAAATATCTACGTAATATTTTACCATCTCTAATACGTTTTGCCGAAGCTTTTCCTATTCTAACGGACGATTGcatcaatattttaatgttaacGGGTCGCAGTCTATATTCACAATCCACGCTTGGCATCAATTCGACTCACATGCAGTTGACAGCCAATTCGAGACACAAATGTTTCAAAGAAGCTCCGCGATACATTGCGATGATCGAGGAGGCATTTGAAATactaattacaaaaataataaataagattgAATTGTATTAG